From Candidatus Atelocyanobacterium thalassa isolate ALOHA, a single genomic window includes:
- a CDS encoding ribonuclease R family protein — MEFSIATLLSYFSDNKLVASKYLEKKLGCEDDKSIQQLQAILDTLELIGILEKERGKYRRVIEDNLVQAKLRCSSKGFCFAIQDEEDEEDIYVREAHLSNAWNGDRVLVKIIKQGTRRRSPEGEVKLILERSNPSLLAQVKKDNDNYYAIPLDDRLLFELSLAEEGNNLEKAIDHLVHASIVRYPIGEHPPVGKVTRILGSDAEAAADTDIVCCKHDLPQNFTENELKLVDQLSKKIETKELEKRSDWRDVTSFTFIEDVVRDCPPFIETAFTLEETEDNHLQLGVHIIDVAHHIQSGSPLDKIAKKRGTTFYLGEKVLPMLPESIIKNYSLKPNKDSLTISVIMNFDRSGQLLEFSIKPTIINIDHQLTYQKTQELLADPSKVNSKQKGFVEKLQNLFFTVSPLIKAQRLQRGGFELQLEPKLPYQDEGRIGTIVASSKTPIRSLLTELLILTNKVVATHINALGVPGIYCIQPEPDWEELEDLLKLVQNLGIEFNLQDDEEIIPRDYHNLTQLLNKSSHVNVLNYLLHGTLKSSRYSSYPGAHFGLAYNDSYSHCISPGKRYIDLLIQRILKLVFSEGRDRRTKQTKIGVDLYSSKCHGNITWNVLPPTIQEELEEDFRFLVTHLNDQEKIAESAEKDLEGLKKAEKMKEQTGKVFQGLITGVQSYGFFVEIEHLLVEGLVHVSSLKDDWYEYRSRHGCLVGRKNHIAYRLGDEVEVEVKSVDYYRQQIDLVTVGGGSAANNNDWDED; from the coding sequence ATGGAATTTTCAATCGCTACACTTTTATCCTACTTCAGTGATAACAAATTGGTGGCGTCCAAATATTTAGAAAAAAAATTAGGGTGTGAAGATGACAAAAGTATACAACAGTTACAAGCTATACTTGACACCTTAGAATTAATAGGAATTTTGGAAAAAGAACGAGGTAAATATCGCCGTGTTATTGAAGATAACCTTGTTCAAGCTAAGTTACGTTGTTCAAGTAAAGGATTCTGTTTTGCTATCCAAGACGAAGAAGATGAAGAGGATATTTACGTAAGAGAAGCTCATTTAAGCAATGCTTGGAATGGAGATCGAGTACTAGTTAAAATTATTAAGCAGGGAACTCGTAGACGTTCACCAGAAGGAGAAGTAAAATTAATTTTAGAACGTTCCAATCCATCTCTATTAGCTCAAGTTAAGAAAGATAATGATAACTATTATGCTATTCCTTTAGATGATCGCTTATTATTTGAGTTATCACTTGCAGAAGAAGGAAATAACTTAGAAAAAGCTATAGATCACTTAGTTCATGCTTCCATAGTTCGTTATCCTATTGGAGAACATCCTCCTGTGGGAAAAGTTACTCGTATCCTAGGTAGTGATGCAGAAGCAGCAGCAGATACTGATATTGTTTGTTGTAAACATGATTTACCACAAAATTTTACAGAAAATGAATTAAAGCTGGTAGATCAGTTGTCGAAAAAAATTGAAACTAAGGAATTAGAAAAGCGTTCTGATTGGAGAGATGTTACATCTTTTACTTTTATTGAAGATGTAGTTAGAGATTGTCCACCATTTATAGAAACCGCATTTACTCTAGAAGAAACAGAAGATAATCATCTACAGTTGGGAGTTCATATTATAGATGTTGCTCATCATATTCAATCAGGTTCACCCCTTGATAAAATAGCTAAGAAACGTGGTACAACTTTCTACTTAGGTGAAAAAGTTTTACCTATGTTGCCAGAATCTATAATAAAAAATTATTCTTTAAAGCCAAATAAAGATTCTCTGACAATTTCAGTAATTATGAATTTTGATAGAAGTGGCCAACTTTTAGAATTTTCAATAAAGCCTACAATTATTAACATTGACCATCAACTAACTTATCAAAAGACACAAGAGCTTTTGGCGGATCCAAGTAAGGTTAATAGTAAACAAAAAGGTTTTGTTGAAAAACTCCAAAATTTATTTTTTACTGTAAGTCCTTTAATTAAAGCTCAAAGACTTCAAAGAGGAGGTTTTGAGTTACAACTTGAACCCAAATTACCTTACCAAGATGAAGGTAGGATTGGAACTATTGTAGCTTCATCTAAAACTCCTATTCGTTCCTTACTAACCGAACTATTAATTTTAACGAATAAGGTTGTAGCTACACATATTAACGCACTAGGAGTACCAGGAATTTACTGTATTCAACCAGAGCCAGATTGGGAAGAATTAGAAGATTTATTAAAATTGGTTCAAAATCTAGGGATTGAATTCAATCTTCAAGATGATGAAGAAATTATTCCGCGAGATTATCACAATTTAACTCAGTTATTAAATAAATCCTCTCATGTCAATGTTCTTAATTATTTACTTCATGGAACTCTAAAATCTTCTAGATATAGTAGTTATCCAGGAGCCCATTTTGGCTTAGCATACAATGACTCTTATAGTCATTGTATATCTCCAGGCAAACGGTATATTGATTTGCTGATTCAACGAATACTAAAGTTAGTTTTTAGCGAAGGTAGAGACCGTAGGACTAAACAGACAAAAATAGGGGTTGATCTTTATAGTAGCAAATGCCATGGTAATATTACATGGAATGTTTTACCTCCAACAATTCAAGAAGAATTGGAAGAAGATTTTCGCTTTTTAGTTACTCATCTTAATGATCAAGAAAAAATTGCCGAAAGTGCAGAAAAAGATCTTGAAGGATTAAAAAAAGCTGAGAAAATGAAAGAACAGACAGGAAAAGTTTTTCAGGGGCTAATTACAGGTGTTCAGTCTTATGGTTTCTTTGTTGAAATTGAACATTTATTGGTAGAAGGATTAGTTCATGTTAGTTCTCTTAAAGATGATTGGTACGAGTATCGTTCTCGTCACGGATGTCTAGTGGGTCGTAAAAATCATATAGCTTATCGTTTAGGAGATGAGGTCGAAGTTGAAGTGAAGAGTGTTGATTATTATCGACAACAAATTGATTTAGTTACTGTTGGAGGAGGAAGTGCCGCAAATAATAATGATTGGGATGAAGATTAA
- the tilS gene encoding tRNA lysidine(34) synthetase TilS has translation MWTSLHTKVHKTLQNSLILPPKKRILVAVSGGQDSLCLLKIIMDLRIKWDWEVSIAHCDHGWPSDTGISDHVKKISEEWNIDFYLKRTQILKITESIAREWRYKVLLEVARENNFTAIVTGHTLSDLAETVLYNLIRGAGSHGLSVLTNTRPLTNSINLVRPLLNTSRTETLFFCRQLNLPVWEDEVNTNFDYARNRIRKQLVPYLKLNFNPQVEKTLYQASKVLKAESDYLEKEAGKILKLASNKKKTQLNKKILQTIPLALQRRVIRMFLQHNKLQAPNFEQVEEGVKLINSPHGSQTSSFSVQVVLEVYDDYIVKK, from the coding sequence ATGTGGACATCTCTTCATACAAAAGTACATAAAACTCTTCAAAATAGTTTAATTCTTCCTCCGAAAAAACGTATCTTGGTTGCAGTTTCAGGAGGGCAGGATTCACTCTGTTTGCTCAAAATAATTATGGATCTCAGGATAAAATGGGATTGGGAGGTTTCTATTGCTCATTGTGATCATGGTTGGCCATCCGATACAGGAATTTCTGATCATGTTAAGAAGATATCTGAAGAATGGAATATTGATTTTTATTTAAAACGAACACAAATATTAAAAATCACTGAATCTATAGCTAGAGAGTGGCGTTACAAAGTATTGTTAGAAGTCGCAAGAGAGAATAACTTTACCGCAATAGTAACAGGTCACACTTTAAGCGATTTGGCAGAAACAGTCTTATATAATTTGATCAGAGGTGCAGGAAGCCATGGCTTAAGTGTATTAACAAATACAAGACCTTTAACTAATTCAATCAATTTGGTACGTCCTTTATTAAATACTTCCCGTACTGAAACATTATTTTTTTGTAGGCAACTTAACTTACCGGTTTGGGAAGATGAGGTTAATACTAATTTTGATTATGCACGTAATAGAATCCGTAAACAGCTAGTACCATATTTAAAATTAAATTTTAATCCTCAAGTTGAAAAAACTTTATATCAAGCATCAAAAGTTTTAAAAGCAGAATCTGATTATTTAGAGAAAGAAGCAGGAAAAATTCTAAAACTAGCTTCTAATAAAAAGAAAACTCAGCTTAATAAAAAAATATTACAAACAATACCCTTGGCTTTGCAAAGAAGAGTCATTCGGATGTTTCTACAACATAACAAGTTACAAGCTCCAAATTTTGAACAAGTAGAAGAAGGAGTAAAACTTATCAACTCTCCCCATGGTTCACAAACATCCTCATTTTCTGTTCAAGTTGTTTTGGAAGTCTATGATGACTATATCGTAAAAAAATAG
- the ruvB gene encoding Holliday junction branch migration DNA helicase RuvB has translation MIIKRNKTPQDRTNKNTSKEYKRDLSNIQKNEEKNYLIDDIRPNSFKEYIGQKDLKNVLDIIIKAAKLREEPIDHLLLYGPPGLGKTTISLILASEMGVDCKITSAPSLEKPKDIIGLLVKLKPGDVLFIDEIHRLNHLTEEILYPVMEDYRLDITIGKGQLTKISSISLPKFTLIGATTKIGSISFPLRDRFGLVQRLKYYEYHELALIIKRSALVLKTPITDEGANEIAIRSRGTPRIANRLLKRIRDYMQVKQMNLITKDLAIDALNLYKIDSRGLNWTDHLILETMIFQFNGGPVGLEAIAASTGEDIKTIKEVYEPYLLQIGYINRTPRGRVVTEAAYKYIETIKRE, from the coding sequence ATGATCATCAAACGTAATAAAACACCTCAAGATAGAACTAATAAAAATACTTCAAAAGAGTACAAAAGAGATCTATCTAATATTCAAAAAAATGAAGAAAAAAATTATTTAATAGATGATATTCGTCCAAATTCTTTTAAAGAGTATATTGGGCAAAAAGATCTAAAGAATGTACTAGACATTATTATTAAAGCTGCTAAGTTGCGAGAAGAACCAATTGATCACTTGCTCTTATATGGCCCACCTGGACTTGGAAAAACAACTATCTCTTTGATATTAGCATCAGAGATGGGAGTTGATTGTAAAATTACTTCTGCACCATCTCTAGAAAAGCCCAAAGATATAATTGGACTTTTAGTAAAATTAAAGCCTGGAGACGTTTTGTTTATTGACGAAATTCATCGATTAAATCATTTAACTGAAGAAATATTATATCCAGTGATGGAAGACTATCGTCTTGATATCACAATTGGCAAAGGACAACTAACTAAAATAAGCAGTATCTCTTTACCGAAATTTACTTTAATCGGAGCTACTACTAAAATTGGCAGTATATCTTTCCCTTTAAGAGATCGTTTTGGATTAGTTCAACGTTTAAAGTATTATGAGTATCATGAATTAGCTTTAATTATTAAGCGTAGCGCCTTAGTCTTAAAAACTCCAATTACTGATGAAGGAGCAAATGAAATTGCTATCCGCTCTAGAGGAACTCCTAGAATTGCTAATCGCTTGCTAAAAAGAATTAGAGACTATATGCAAGTTAAACAAATGAATCTTATTACAAAAGATCTAGCTATAGATGCTTTAAATTTATACAAAATAGATTCTAGAGGATTAAATTGGACTGACCATCTAATTTTAGAAACTATGATTTTTCAATTTAATGGAGGGCCTGTCGGTTTAGAGGCTATTGCTGCATCCACTGGAGAAGATATAAAAACTATTAAAGAGGTTTATGAACCATACTTGCTACAAATTGGTTATATAAATCGTACACCAAGAGGGAGAGTCGTTACAGAAGCAGCATATAAATATATAGAGACAATAAAGAGAGAATAA
- a CDS encoding glycosyltransferase family 9 protein gives MRILCLVPGGINEQLLFFPTLESLKNKYPNVLIDVLVEPLAKSAYRICPYVNEILFFDYQDRNVSADYLNLVGVIRDRGYDIAITTGNKLILELLLWSNSIPWRIGYKTQTSWFLSHSITQKEEQYAAETYHDLLLKLNIQPSCPSIKIAVPKDDISWTETQLQSLSVKENGYIAIYGGENNSYPVSSWIEIINSIQKKEPSLSIVLLESNTEQTWTKSILDNCKNLKIINPDNLGKLSAVIAGANLLVCIDSVPLQLGIAVGTYTIALFSDTKANHKIPTNYDRCIAIQSPSNQLADISSSTILEKIWNG, from the coding sequence ATGAGAATACTATGTTTAGTTCCTGGAGGAATAAATGAACAGCTCTTATTCTTTCCAACTTTAGAAAGTCTGAAAAATAAATATCCTAATGTCTTGATTGATGTTTTAGTAGAGCCATTGGCTAAATCTGCTTACCGAATATGTCCCTACGTGAATGAAATTCTTTTTTTTGATTATCAAGATCGTAATGTATCCGCTGATTATCTAAATTTAGTTGGAGTAATTCGTGACAGAGGATATGACATTGCTATCACCACTGGGAATAAATTGATTTTAGAATTATTATTGTGGTCAAATAGTATTCCTTGGCGTATTGGTTATAAAACGCAAACATCATGGTTCTTGTCTCATTCAATCACTCAAAAAGAAGAACAATATGCTGCGGAAACATATCATGATCTGCTTCTTAAATTAAATATTCAACCTTCCTGCCCTTCTATAAAAATAGCTGTTCCGAAAGATGACATTAGCTGGACTGAAACGCAGTTACAAAGTTTATCGGTAAAAGAAAATGGTTATATCGCGATATATGGAGGTGAAAATAATTCTTATCCAGTATCTAGTTGGATAGAAATTATTAACAGCATTCAAAAGAAAGAACCTTCTTTATCAATTGTTTTGCTTGAAAGTAATACTGAACAAACATGGACAAAGTCCATCTTGGATAATTGCAAAAATCTTAAAATCATCAATCCTGATAACTTGGGAAAACTTTCTGCAGTTATCGCCGGAGCCAATCTTTTGGTTTGTATTGATAGTGTCCCATTGCAATTAGGTATAGCTGTAGGAACATATACAATAGCACTATTTTCGGATACTAAAGCTAACCATAAAATTCCTACCAATTATGATCGTTGTATTGCAATCCAGTCTCCAAGCAATCAATTGGCTGATATTTCTTCGTCAACAATTTTAGAAAAAATATGGAATGGTTAG
- a CDS encoding nicotinate-nucleotide adenylyltransferase — MNEIALFGTSADPPTAGHQSIISWLSFHYDKVGIWASDNPFKKHQTSLYHRTIMLGLLIDNIYPPRRNIHLSKTLSHHKSLVSVARAKDIWEIQANYTLVIGSDLVKQICQWHHVDKLFSEVFILIILRSGYVIDKLDLQALVELGARYQIVDLNAPGVSSTTYRKYRDKNVLIKSVQDYIIREQLYV, encoded by the coding sequence ATGAATGAAATTGCCTTATTTGGTACAAGTGCAGATCCTCCTACAGCTGGACATCAGTCAATTATTTCATGGTTATCATTCCATTATGACAAAGTAGGTATTTGGGCTTCTGACAATCCTTTTAAAAAGCATCAAACCTCCTTGTATCATAGGACAATAATGCTAGGGCTACTTATTGACAATATATATCCACCTCGTCGTAACATTCATCTCTCAAAAACTTTAAGTCACCATAAAAGTCTTGTAAGTGTCGCTAGAGCTAAGGATATTTGGGAAATTCAAGCAAACTATACATTAGTTATCGGTTCAGATCTAGTAAAACAAATTTGTCAATGGCATCATGTTGACAAGTTATTTTCTGAAGTTTTCATCCTGATAATTCTTCGCTCTGGTTATGTAATTGATAAATTAGACTTACAGGCACTAGTTGAATTAGGAGCTAGATATCAAATTGTTGATTTAAATGCTCCTGGTGTTTCATCTACTACTTATCGAAAATACAGGGATAAAAACGTATTAATTAAATCTGTTCAAGATTATATTATTCGAGAGCAGCTATATGTATAG
- a CDS encoding NAD+ synthase, whose protein sequence is MKILIAQLNPIVGNLKYNADSIYKSAILAKQKNVELLLTPELSLCGYPPKDLVLNTNFIQNSWLELQKLAKKIPPKLAVLVGLVTKNYYSEIKGEKPLFNSIVLLQNNAIKQIFHKRLLPNYDVFDEKHYFESGKVSSFFELSSSSKRNESSRIGVTICEDLWNEESFWSKRNYKNNPIRDLVRYKVDLIVNLSASPYVINKQKTRESILKHSAKLYQTPIIYVNQIGGNDDLIFDGHSCAVNKKGEVVLRTKGFQIRTEIIEYHQSIKDLTLSLNKNSITAEEEVWSALVLGLKDYVIKCGFSKVVLGLSGGIDSSLVASIAVEALGAKNVLGILMPSPYSSQHSITDAKHLADNLGINSYMIPIDNIMLAYTYSLDVLFKTVDIGIAEENLQSRIRGNILMAIANKFGHLLLSTGNKSEISIGYCTLYGDMNGGIGVIADVSKTQVFSLCKWLNKSQEIIPINILLKPPSAELKPNQVDQDSLPSYNILDDLLNRFINHHQSIQELHKVGFEYDLLYRVAKLIIRAEFKRKQAPPGLKITNRAFGTGWRMPIASQLELS, encoded by the coding sequence ATGAAAATCTTAATCGCTCAGCTTAATCCTATTGTTGGTAATCTAAAATACAATGCTGACAGCATTTATAAGTCAGCTATTTTAGCAAAACAAAAAAACGTTGAATTATTATTAACTCCGGAACTTTCTTTATGTGGCTATCCTCCAAAAGACTTAGTTCTAAATACTAATTTTATTCAAAATTCATGGTTAGAATTACAAAAATTAGCGAAAAAAATACCACCAAAACTAGCAGTTTTAGTTGGGCTTGTTACTAAGAATTATTATTCAGAAATCAAAGGAGAGAAACCTCTATTTAATAGTATTGTTTTACTTCAAAATAATGCTATTAAACAAATTTTTCATAAACGTCTTCTACCAAATTATGATGTATTCGATGAAAAGCATTACTTTGAATCAGGGAAAGTGAGTAGTTTTTTTGAATTATCATCTTCTTCAAAAAGAAATGAGTCTTCCAGAATTGGAGTGACAATATGTGAAGATTTATGGAATGAAGAAAGCTTTTGGAGTAAAAGAAATTATAAAAATAATCCAATTAGAGATCTTGTTAGATACAAAGTCGATTTAATTGTTAATTTATCAGCTTCTCCATATGTTATTAATAAACAAAAAACCAGAGAATCTATTTTAAAACACAGTGCAAAACTATATCAGACACCTATTATTTATGTTAATCAAATTGGAGGTAACGATGATTTAATTTTTGATGGACATAGTTGTGCAGTGAACAAAAAAGGGGAAGTTGTTTTACGTACTAAAGGTTTTCAGATACGCACAGAGATTATTGAGTATCACCAGTCAATCAAAGACCTAACATTGAGCCTTAATAAAAATTCTATAACAGCAGAAGAAGAAGTTTGGTCAGCATTAGTATTAGGATTAAAAGACTATGTCATAAAGTGTGGATTTTCAAAAGTAGTCTTAGGCTTAAGCGGCGGTATAGACTCATCTTTAGTTGCTTCAATAGCAGTCGAGGCTCTAGGTGCGAAAAATGTTTTAGGAATACTAATGCCTTCTCCTTATAGCTCACAGCATTCAATTACTGACGCAAAACATCTAGCTGACAACTTAGGTATTAACAGTTACATGATTCCTATTGATAACATCATGTTGGCATATACTTATTCTTTAGATGTACTATTTAAAACAGTAGACATTGGAATTGCTGAAGAAAATTTACAATCAAGAATTAGGGGCAATATCTTAATGGCCATTGCTAATAAATTTGGACATTTACTACTTTCAACAGGTAATAAATCTGAAATATCAATAGGATACTGCACCCTGTATGGAGATATGAATGGTGGTATAGGTGTGATTGCAGATGTTTCAAAAACTCAAGTTTTTTCTCTTTGTAAATGGCTTAATAAATCTCAAGAGATTATTCCAATTAATATTCTCCTAAAACCTCCAAGTGCTGAACTAAAACCCAACCAAGTAGATCAAGATTCCCTACCTTCTTATAATATTTTGGACGATCTGTTAAATAGATTCATTAATCATCATCAATCTATCCAAGAACTACACAAGGTTGGGTTTGAGTATGATTTATTATATAGAGTAGCAAAGTTAATCATCCGTGCTGAATTCAAAAGAAAACAGGCTCCTCCAGGATTAAAGATTACGAATCGTGCTTTTGGTACTGGATGGAGAATGCCTATAGCAAGTCAATTAGAATTAAGTTAA
- a CDS encoding S66 peptidase family protein, whose protein sequence is MDSFQAPPFLNPGDKVQIIAPSGPFMELSNLEKGIEVWRSKGYDVVLSKNWNAFNGYLAGTDSQRRSDFLEALQNPICKAIIPLRGGYGCIRLFEQKELNTLLAKYPKWIIGFSDITVLLWKLASINIQSIHGPVLTTLCNEPSWSVERFFRYIEGLSLPSLKGEGWGGGINRGILLPANLTVATHLLGTPLQPSFHGTVLALEDIGEDPYKIDRILTQWRLMGIFNKINGIALGSFNQCNTFSKNPSWTVEEVLRDRLSDLNIPIISNLPFGHGKVNATLPVGMKVSIDGDRGYLDFIN, encoded by the coding sequence ATGGATTCTTTTCAAGCTCCACCTTTTCTTAATCCAGGAGACAAGGTACAAATTATTGCTCCAAGTGGACCTTTTATGGAATTATCCAATTTAGAAAAAGGTATAGAAGTTTGGCGTTCGAAGGGATACGATGTAGTTCTAAGTAAAAATTGGAATGCATTTAATGGCTATTTAGCAGGTACAGATAGTCAGCGTAGAAGTGATTTTTTAGAAGCTTTACAAAATCCAATATGTAAAGCTATTATTCCACTTCGAGGAGGTTATGGATGTATTAGACTATTTGAGCAGAAAGAATTAAATACTTTACTTGCAAAATATCCTAAATGGATTATAGGTTTTTCAGACATTACAGTATTGCTTTGGAAATTAGCCAGTATAAATATTCAAAGCATTCATGGTCCTGTCCTGACGACATTATGTAACGAACCTAGTTGGTCTGTAGAAAGATTTTTCAGATATATTGAAGGTCTTAGTTTACCGAGCCTAAAAGGTGAAGGATGGGGTGGAGGTATTAATCGGGGAATACTATTGCCAGCTAATTTAACTGTAGCCACTCATTTATTAGGGACTCCATTACAACCATCTTTTCATGGGACAGTTTTAGCACTAGAGGATATCGGAGAGGATCCTTATAAAATTGACAGAATATTAACACAATGGCGATTAATGGGAATCTTTAACAAAATTAATGGAATTGCACTAGGGAGCTTTAACCAATGTAATACTTTTTCTAAAAACCCTTCTTGGACTGTAGAAGAAGTATTACGTGATCGTTTATCGGATCTTAATATTCCTATTATCTCAAATTTACCTTTCGGACATGGTAAGGTAAATGCTACTTTGCCAGTAGGAATGAAAGTTAGTATAGATGGCGATAGAGGATATCTTGATTTTATAAATTAA
- the hpnA gene encoding hopanoid-associated sugar epimerase, with the protein MTTKVFVTGATGFVGANLVRLLIQKKYQVRVLARSHSTLNNLKDLDVDIVFGDLNDIDLAEKIRGCKFLFHVAAYYSLYQIDKNQLYISNVIGTRSILKAAKQANVERIVYTSSVAAIGVKETGEIVNENYQAPVDKIIGHYKKSKYWAEQEVYKAVANGQNIIIVNPSTPIGPLDIKPTPTGEIILRFLRRRMPAYVDTGLNLIDVRDVAHGHILALERGEVGQRYILGNKNMSLKALLDELSYLTGLKAPRRTLPIWIPLILAWMGEYILCSFGKKQGIPLDGVRMSTKSMYYDSSKAVNELKISYKPINDSLKDAIDWFVNNGYV; encoded by the coding sequence ATGACTACTAAAGTATTTGTCACTGGTGCCACAGGTTTCGTAGGTGCAAACCTTGTTAGACTTTTAATACAAAAGAAATATCAAGTTCGTGTTTTAGCTCGCAGCCATAGTACTTTAAATAACTTAAAAGATTTGGATGTTGATATTGTTTTTGGAGATCTCAATGATATTGATTTAGCAGAAAAAATAAGAGGATGTAAATTTTTATTCCATGTTGCTGCTTATTATTCTTTATACCAAATAGATAAGAATCAACTATATATTAGTAATGTGATTGGAACTCGTTCAATTTTAAAAGCAGCCAAGCAAGCTAATGTTGAACGCATTGTCTATACTAGCTCTGTCGCTGCTATAGGAGTAAAGGAAACAGGAGAAATTGTCAACGAAAATTATCAAGCTCCTGTAGATAAAATAATTGGACATTATAAAAAGTCTAAATATTGGGCAGAACAAGAAGTGTATAAAGCTGTAGCAAATGGTCAAAATATTATTATTGTTAATCCTAGTACTCCAATAGGTCCACTAGATATTAAGCCTACTCCAACCGGAGAAATTATTTTAAGATTTTTACGTCGTAGAATGCCTGCATATGTAGATACAGGATTAAATTTAATCGATGTTCGAGATGTAGCTCATGGACATATTTTAGCTCTAGAAAGAGGGGAAGTAGGACAAAGATATATTTTGGGCAATAAGAATATGAGCTTAAAAGCTTTACTGGATGAATTATCTTATCTCACTGGATTAAAAGCTCCTAGAAGAACATTACCAATATGGATACCTTTGATACTTGCTTGGATGGGAGAGTATATATTATGTTCTTTTGGAAAAAAACAAGGAATTCCTTTAGATGGAGTTAGAATGTCTACAAAATCCATGTATTATGATTCTTCCAAGGCTGTTAATGAATTAAAAATATCTTATAAACCTATCAATGATTCACTCAAAGATGCTATAGACTGGTTTGTAAATAATGGATATGTATAA
- the trmD gene encoding tRNA (guanosine(37)-N1)-methyltransferase TrmD, whose product MKFDVVTLFPNFFTSGLQSGLIGKALGKNIAKINLVNPRQFAVDKHHKVDDKPYGGGVGMLLKPEPIFAAIDSLELLPKRTTILLSPQGSPLTQDILQTLVTNYEQLILICGHYEGFDERIRFLANQEISLGDFILTGGEIPALALMNGVIRLLPGTVGKLESLKTESFEHSLLDYPQYTHPPVFKNMHVPDILRSGNHKLIARWRQEQQIQRTQKRRPDLLEKWLKSDTY is encoded by the coding sequence ATGAAGTTTGATGTTGTTACCTTATTTCCTAATTTTTTTACATCTGGATTGCAATCTGGACTTATTGGAAAAGCACTTGGTAAAAATATTGCAAAGATTAACTTAGTTAATCCCCGTCAATTTGCTGTTGACAAGCATCATAAAGTTGATGATAAGCCTTATGGAGGCGGTGTGGGAATGTTACTAAAGCCTGAACCAATCTTTGCAGCAATTGATTCCTTAGAACTTTTACCTAAAAGAACCACAATTCTTCTATCTCCTCAAGGCTCTCCGTTAACTCAAGATATTTTGCAAACTTTAGTAACTAATTATGAACAACTTATTTTAATTTGTGGACATTATGAAGGATTTGACGAAAGAATTCGTTTTTTAGCTAATCAGGAAATTTCTTTAGGTGATTTTATACTTACTGGTGGAGAAATCCCAGCACTAGCATTAATGAATGGAGTAATTCGTCTTTTACCTGGAACTGTTGGAAAATTAGAATCTTTAAAAACTGAAAGTTTTGAACATAGCTTATTAGATTATCCTCAATATACTCATCCTCCTGTTTTTAAAAATATGCATGTTCCTGATATATTAAGATCGGGAAACCACAAGCTAATTGCAAGGTGGAGACAAGAGCAACAAATACAACGTACTCAGAAACGTCGTCCTGATCTCTTAGAAAAATGGTTAAAATCTGATACATACTAA